From a region of the Mercurialis annua linkage group LG1-X, ddMerAnnu1.2, whole genome shotgun sequence genome:
- the LOC126664928 gene encoding protein RGF1 INDUCIBLE TRANSCRIPTION FACTOR 1: MGIKKPAWMEALYTEKFFVGCCYHETAKKNEKNVCCLDCCISICPHCVPSHRYHRLLQVRRYVYHDVVRLEDVEKLIDCSNVQPYTINSAKVVFIKKRPQNRQFKGAGNYCTSCDRSLQEPFIHCSLGCKVDFILKHYKDLSPYLRRCTSLSLGPDFFIPQDMGDEEMTNETPHSTIVDSDDPMSWSPSSSGSENTSMMCTEIVRKKRSGLYVCARSANKVSDEDMATSMSRRKGIPHRSPLC; the protein is encoded by the exons Atg GGAATTAAGAAGCCTGCATGGATGGAAGCACTCTACACAGAAAAATTCTTCGTGGGTTGTTGTTATCACGAAACTGCAAAAAAGAATGAGAAGAATGTTTGTTGTTTAGATTGTTGTATTAGTATTTGCCCTCACTGTGTTCCTTCTCATCGCTACCATCGTCTCCTTCAAGTACGTCGTTACGTTTATCACGACGTTGTTCGACTTGAAGACGTAGAGAAGCTTATTGATTGCTCTAATGTTCAG CCCTATACTATAAATAGTGCAAAAGTGGTGTTCATCAAGAAGAGACCTCAGAATAGGCAATTCAAAGGGGCTGGAAACTATTGTACTTCTTGCGATCGAAGTCTTCAAGAACCTTTTATCCATTGCTCTCTTGGCTGCAAG GTGGATTTTATTCTGAAACATTACAAGGACCTATCTCCATATTTAAGGAGATGCACCTCCTTATCACTTGGTCCTGATTTCTTCATCCCTCAAGACATGGGAGACGAAGAGATGACCAATGAGACGCCACATTCGACAATTGTGGACTCGGACGACCCGATGAGTTGGTCGCCTAGTTCATCAGGGTCAGAGAATACAAGCATGATGTGCACGGAAATCGTACGGAAGAAAAGAAGCGGATTGTATGTATGTGCAAGATCGGCTAATAAGGTTTCCGACGAGGATATGGCTACGAGCATGAGTAGAAGAAAAGGCATTCCTCATCGATCCCCTCTATGTTAA
- the LOC126665761 gene encoding uncharacterized methyltransferase At2g41040, chloroplastic yields MAMASTSLQYPLHKSLFCPKYPPLSHNSRTSHPRLLRFSSSRLPSSIRASSSVALQPELGTQQIQTIEDDVFACPVCYEPLIRKGPSGFNLSAIYRSGFKCKNCDKTYSSKDNYLDLTITASMKEFTEVKPASTELFRSPIVSFLYERGWRQNFKGSGFPGLDEEFKMAQEYFKPAEGGLLVDVSCGSGLFSRKFAGSGTYSKVVALDFSENMLRQCYDFIKKDDKISNKSLALVRADVSRLPFESGSVDAVHAGAALHCWPSPSNAIAEICRVLRSGGVFVGTTFLRYSATTPWIERPFRTIVMRNYTYYTEPEIADLCTSCGLTNYKCDVQKNFIMFTAEKP; encoded by the exons ATGGCTATGGCTTCCACTTCTCTTCAATACCCACTTCATAAATCTTTGTTTTGCCCAAAATACCCTCCTCTTTCTCACAATTCTCGCACTTCCCATCCTCGTCTCCTCAGGTTCTCCTCTTCCCGGCTTCCCTCCTCAATTCGCGCCTCTTCTTCAGTTGCTCTTCAACCT GAATTAGGAACACAACAGATTCAAACTATTGAAGATGATGTATTTGCATGTCCTGTATGTTATGAGCCTCTCATTAGAAAAGGACCTTCAGGTTTTAATTT GTCAGCAATCTATAGGTCTGGTTTCAAGTGTAAGAATTGCGACAAAACATACTCCAGCAAGGACAACTATTTGGACCTTACCATTACTGCCTCCATGAAGGAGTTTACGGAAGTCAAACCTGCTTCAACGGAGCTATTCAG GAGTCCAATAGTATCATTCTTATATGAACGAGGATGGCGTCAAAACTTTAAGGGAAGTGGATTTCCTGGTCTGGATGAAGAG TTCAAAATGGCCCAGGAGTACTTCAAACCAGCAGAAGGTGGCCTCCTAGTAGATGTTAGCTGCGGCAGTGGATTGTTCTCAAGAAAATTTGCTGGATCAGGGACTTATTCAAAAGTTGTTGCCCTTGATTTTTCTGAAAACATGCTTCGCCAGTGCTATGATTTCATTAAGAAAGATGATAAAATCTCAAACAA GAGTCTCGCTCTTGTCCGAGCAGATGTTTCAAGACTACCCTTCGAGTCGGGTTCAGTTGACGCGGTTCACGCAGGTGCTGCTTTACATTGCTGGCCATCACCTTCAAATGCT ATAGCTGAAATCTGCCGTGTATTGCGAAGTGGTGGAGTTTTTGTTGGAACCACTTTTCTTCGATACAGTGCAACCACTCCATGGATAGAGCGGCCTTTCCGTACG ATTGTTATGAGGAACTATACCTATTACACCGAACCGGAAATTGCGGACCTGTGTACATCATGTGGTCTTACGAACTACAAATGCGATGTTCAGAAAAACTTCATCATGTTCACTGCAGAGAAGCCTTGA